CTGCCAAGTCCGAGAAGAAGGCCGCCGCCAAGACCACCAACGGCACCAAGGCCAAGTCCAAGAAGGCCGCCGCTTCCGAAGCCAAGAAGTCCTAATCCGGCCTCGTCGGTTTCAGACTTGCCCGCCCTGCGCGGGCACTTTGCCCGCCTCGCGCGGGCAATTTCTTTTTGGCCGCACAATTGCCGCATGAAATTCCTTGCCGCCGCCCTTGCCTCGTTGGCGCTGGCCGCATCCGCCCTGCCCGCTGCCGCCCAGGATCAGCCGCAAACGCAGTTGCCGCGGGTCACGCTGTCCGCCGGCATGCACCAAATTGACGCGCAGATCGCGCAGACCTTCGAACAGCGCATGACCGGACTCATGTTCCGCAAGGACATGCCGCAGCACGAAGGCATGCTGTTCGTCTTCGACCAACCGACGGTGCAGTGCTTCTGGATGAAGAACACCCTCCTGCCGCTCACCGCCGCCTTCCTGGCGGACGACGGCACGGTGGTCAACCTCGCCGACATGAAGCCGCAGGCGCTGGACTCCCACTGCTCAGCCAAGCCGGTGCGCTACGTCCTCGAAATGAACCAGGGCTGGTTCGCCAAGAAAGGCATCAAGCCCGGCATGAAGCTCACCGGCCCCCCCTTCAAGGGGTAACCGCCCCACCAAAGGACAAGGGCCGCAAAGCGGCCCTTGTTTTGAGTTGGAGCGTAGCGGATTCCAGCGTAGCGGTTAACCGAAGTTCTTCTGCGCGAACTCCCAGTTCACCAGCTTGTCGAGGAAGGTCTCGACGAACTTCTGGCGCAGGTTGCGGTAGTCGATGTAGTAGGCGTGCTCCCAGACGTCCACCGTGAGCACCGCCTTGTCGGCGGTGGTCAGCGGCGTGCCGGCGGCGCCCGTGTTCACGATGTCCACGGTCCCATCGGGCTTCTTGACCAGCCAGGTCCAGCCCGAGCCGAAGTTTCCGACCGCGGACTTCACGAAGGCATCGCGGAACGCGGCGTAGTTGCCCCACTTGGCGGTGATGGCCTGAGCCAGGGCGCCCGTGGGCTCGCCGCCGCCCTGGGGCTTCATGCAATTCCAGAAGAAGGTGTGGTTCCAGATCTGGGCCGAGTTGTTGTAGACGCCGCCGGAGGACTTCTTGATGATCTCCTCGAGCGTCATGTTCTCGAACTCGGTGCCCTTTTGCAGGTTGTTGAGGTTCACCACGTAGGCGTTGTGGTGCTTGCCGTGGTGATACTCCAGCGTCTCTCGCGAGTAGTGCGGCGCCAGCGCGTCGATCGGATAAGGCAGCGGGGGCAGGGTGTGTTCCATGTGTTCCTCTTCGGTTGTTGGTGGCCGATTTCTTGTTGCTTGGATGTTGCTTGGAAGCCGCCTGATTCTATGAACTAAAGCAGGCTCGGCGGGCGCACCGTCAGATCAACCTCGCCGTCTGCAAGGGCGGCTCTCAGCTGCTGGCCGGGATGAGTCTGGCCCACGCTGGTGACCGGATGCCCCGCCTCGTCCGACAGCAGCGCATAGCCGCGGCGCAGCACCAGGCGCGGGTCCAGCAGTTCCATGCGAAGGCGCTGCCGGTCCAGCAACTGCGCACCCAGGTCGAGGCGAAGCCGCAGCGCCGACTTGATCCGCTGCTGGACCGATTGCAGCCGCGCGCCATCGCGCTCCAGCCGCAAGTGCATGGCGTGATGAAGCCGATGACCGCAGCGGTCCAGCAGCATCTGCTGCGCCGAAAGCCGCGCCAGGGGCCGGCCCAGCCGCGACCCCGCCTGGTCGAGGCGCAGCTGCGCATGATCGACGCGCCGTTGCACGATGCGGTGCAGACGCTCGTGCATGGCCTGCAGGTCAGCGAGCCAATCCTCGCGCGGCCGCGCCGCCAGTTCCGCCGCAGCGGTCGGGGTGGGTGCGCGCACGTCGGCGCAGAAGTCGGCGATGGTGAAATCGGTCTCGTGGCCCACCCCGCTGACCAGGGGCACCGGGCTGCGGACGATGGCGCGGGCCAGCTGCTCATCGTTGAAGGCCCAGAGGTCCTCGATCGAACCGCCGCCGCGCACCAGCAGGATGGTGTCGATGGCGCCTTCACCGGCCAGCCGATAGAGCGACTCGAGTGCGCGAATGAGCTCGGCGGGCGCGCCCGCGCCTTGCACGGCCGCGGGCGCCAGCACGACCGGCACATGACGGGCGCGTCGCCGCAGCGCGGTGACCACGTCATGCAGCGCGGCGGCGCCCGGCGAGGTAACCAGCCCGATGCCGCGCGGCAGGGCCCGCGGGACGCGCTTGCGGCCCTCGTCGAACAGGCCT
Above is a window of Ramlibacter tataouinensis DNA encoding:
- a CDS encoding DUF192 domain-containing protein, which gives rise to MKFLAAALASLALAASALPAAAQDQPQTQLPRVTLSAGMHQIDAQIAQTFEQRMTGLMFRKDMPQHEGMLFVFDQPTVQCFWMKNTLLPLTAAFLADDGTVVNLADMKPQALDSHCSAKPVRYVLEMNQGWFAKKGIKPGMKLTGPPFKG
- a CDS encoding superoxide dismutase, which produces MEHTLPPLPYPIDALAPHYSRETLEYHHGKHHNAYVVNLNNLQKGTEFENMTLEEIIKKSSGGVYNNSAQIWNHTFFWNCMKPQGGGEPTGALAQAITAKWGNYAAFRDAFVKSAVGNFGSGWTWLVKKPDGTVDIVNTGAAGTPLTTADKAVLTVDVWEHAYYIDYRNLRQKFVETFLDKLVNWEFAQKNFG
- the xseA gene encoding exodeoxyribonuclease VII large subunit, producing the protein MAPVAQPALAPRIWQVGALCRAIADSLEARFNPVAVRGEVSGLSRPSSGHLYFSLKDAQGQIRCAMFRRAATLLEFVPREGEMVEVWGRLGVYEARGDLQLIVETMTRAGQGALFEQFLRLKARLEAEGLFDEGRKRVPRALPRGIGLVTSPGAAALHDVVTALRRRARHVPVVLAPAAVQGAGAPAELIRALESLYRLAGEGAIDTILLVRGGGSIEDLWAFNDEQLARAIVRSPVPLVSGVGHETDFTIADFCADVRAPTPTAAAELAARPREDWLADLQAMHERLHRIVQRRVDHAQLRLDQAGSRLGRPLARLSAQQMLLDRCGHRLHHAMHLRLERDGARLQSVQQRIKSALRLRLDLGAQLLDRQRLRMELLDPRLVLRRGYALLSDEAGHPVTSVGQTHPGQQLRAALADGEVDLTVRPPSLL